The nucleotide sequence TCGTGATTGATGTATTAGCCACGAACAGCGAGAGATTAGCAGCGATAATCATATTATTCGGCGGGTTGAGGATGAACTCTCTACCGAGCCGTGAGAAATTGAGAAGTCCGACCCAACGACCGTCTACGCACAAAATTAGCGCCGAAATGTGGCTTTTTATTGATATTCTCTCCGATTCTCTCTTAAGCCACATTATACCGAGGACCGGGAGGCTATCGACATATTTGGCTTCGACCGCTACTCCGCCAGTCGTTACTACGCAAAACGTATAGACTACATCTTCAGGTCGGTCAAGACAACAGCGTTGGTAGACTGTGAGTGCTATCCTACATATCCACTGTCCGATGCAATCCCACGACGCCCAAATCAGATAGCGGGTTCTCACTCAGGGTCTCAACTGATTACAGACGTTATCCTGACAAGAAGATCACTGTAAATATGAACAGAGCGTTGCTCTACGTCTGAACAAGCTCAAGAATCCTACTCGTCTTCCTCGGGCTGAACATCCCGAAGCCGACCACTGATATCCTGCTCGTACTCTTTTAAGAGCGTGTAGAAATCTGCAATCGTCTCCTCAGCAGTCTCACCCTTCGCTTTGATCGTCACAGTGTCTTCGTCTCGTGTCCCGGTTCCTCGTTTCAGCCGAGCCTCCATACTACAGCCGACATCTGTTCGTTCTACTTTCTCAACTGAGCCTGGCTCTGTGTCTGATTCGTTTGACATGGTGCTTCTCAGGACGCTCTCACTGGAACGCCCCTCACCCGACTGGGGCACACAAAACAGCCCAGGGCGTCATACAACTCTTCACAAGGTATTGGTTTCAGACAATATGGCCTGAATTGACCACACAGTTGAGCGTGCGTACTGACCAATATCAACTGGGGAGCTACTAGAGACCCTGTAATTCCATCAATCAGTTTAATTAAATCCCGAGTTCATTCGCACATATGTCGGAGAAAGGAAACTCAGCCGTTGAAATTCGTCGGTTTCAGTCCGAGGACGGCGAGCGTATCCGTGAGTTAAACGAAATTGCAATGGCAACGACTCCTGAGTATGAGCCAGATATTCCAGATAAAGACCTCCAAGATGTTCAAAACAACTACCTCGACAGTGGCGGGGAATTCCTCGTTGCGATTGTAGATGGCACAATTGTTGGTATGGGGGCCTATGCGACACCGAATGAGTGGAAAGAGGACCTCATTCAACTCAATAGCCAAACCACTGAACTAACACGAATGCGTATTGATCCTGAGTGCCATGGGCAGGGAGTTGGAAGTGTTGTCTACCACGAGCTTGAACAGCGTGCGCGGCACGATGGATATGAACAGTTTGTTTTGGACACAGGTGTTGAGAACGACACCGCGCGTGGGTTCTACGAAAACCTTGGATTCCAATTCCAGCAGGAGGTGTCCATCGACTTTGGAGATCTAGCATTTGAGCTGGTTCTGTACAAAAAGTCCATTACTGAATAGTTGTACTGTATTGAGCGGGCGGGGGAGAGCAGAACGAGTATGCGAACCGTTGTATGACACCCTCAAAACAGCCGTCAATCGCTACTCTTGAACGCATCCAGACCGGCCTGCTCGCTCGGGACGGATGTTGCAACTGGAGCTGTTCGATCCTTCGAGCCCGCATCCCTCTGTTGCTCTGGACTGGGCTGGTTGCCTTCCTCAACCGTATTCTCGAAGGCGTCGGTCACCCACTCACGAAGTTCAGAGACTTCCTCCTCGTCTAGCTCGCAAACGCTGCCACCCAACGAAGAGTACGAGGTCTGCCACGCTCGCTGGAACTCGACAGTCAGTGAGTCGCCCTGGATAACGTAGGCATCCAGATTCAGGAAACAGCAGTTCAGTGCTGTCATCCGTGCACATATCGGGTCCTTGTCTTGCCCGAAAAGTAGCGCGTCTGGCTGCTTTCGACCGGCAACCAGTAGCATCCGACCGCTCCCACAGGCCGGGTCAAGAACCGTCTGCCGGTCGTCGGTATCACTCTCGCCTGCAACGCCGGCGATCTCGGTCATCGTCTCGCAGACGGTGTGTGGGGTGAAGTGCTGGCCGAAGGCATCGCTCGACATCCCGTATTCCTCGTAAACAGCGCCTAGGACGTCCGCATTGGTGGCTGCCATTCGCTCTTGGAGCTGACCG is from Haloarcula sp. CBA1127 and encodes:
- a CDS encoding GNAT family N-acetyltransferase produces the protein MSEKGNSAVEIRRFQSEDGERIRELNEIAMATTPEYEPDIPDKDLQDVQNNYLDSGGEFLVAIVDGTIVGMGAYATPNEWKEDLIQLNSQTTELTRMRIDPECHGQGVGSVVYHELEQRARHDGYEQFVLDTGVENDTARGFYENLGFQFQQEVSIDFGDLAFELVLYKKSITE
- a CDS encoding N-6 DNA methylase gives rise to the protein MASPQIDVDGIVETLEQIRQRGHSAHTVFRDWVNLMLFALQRRDDPYLEIVDDYRERGDMDHPEGQRSVDLFSKAFGQLQERMAATNADVLGAVYEEYGMSSDAFGQHFTPHTVCETMTEIAGVAGESDTDDRQTVLDPACGSGRMLLVAGRKQPDALLFGQDKDPICARMTALNCCFLNLDAYVIQGDSLTVEFQRAWQTSYSSLGGSVCELDEEEVSELREWVTDAFENTVEEGNQPSPEQQRDAGSKDRTAPVATSVPSEQAGLDAFKSSD